The following are encoded in a window of Campylobacter concisus genomic DNA:
- a CDS encoding S41 family peptidase — protein sequence MGEILNKFSRFFALKITGALLISSVAVNALFAKSEDEASAKLEALSKLTKTISTVEKYYVDDIKFKEIIDKAIAGLMQNLDAHSSFLNEKAYKDMQVQTSGEFGGLGITVGMKDSALTVISPIEDTPADKAGIKSGDIILRIDGNSTIGTTIDEAVNKMRGKPKTPITITILRKGEQKPFDVKIIRDLIKVESVYAKMIENDNILYVRVTNFDKNVVTKVKEAIKEYPKASGIILDLRNNPGGLLNQAVDLVDLFVDNGVIVSQKGRDASENIEYKASASKTLSKLPLVALVNGGSASASEIVSGSLQDHKRAVIIGENTFGKGSVQVILPIDDTEALRLTIARYYLPSGRTIQAVGVTPDVVVHPGKVPQSDDSAFSIKESELKAHLKSELNKINPTSEGNKTEAKDDKKIITQKKVDEDIQLKTAIDTIKILKIKQ from the coding sequence ATAGGAGAAATTTTGAATAAATTTAGTAGATTTTTTGCACTAAAAATTACAGGTGCTTTGCTTATCTCAAGCGTAGCAGTGAATGCACTTTTTGCAAAGAGTGAAGACGAAGCAAGTGCGAAGCTTGAAGCACTTTCAAAGCTTACAAAAACAATTTCAACCGTTGAAAAATACTATGTTGATGACATTAAATTTAAAGAGATCATCGATAAAGCCATTGCTGGTTTAATGCAAAATTTAGATGCCCACTCAAGCTTTTTAAATGAAAAAGCTTACAAAGATATGCAGGTGCAAACAAGTGGAGAATTTGGTGGCCTTGGCATAACAGTTGGTATGAAAGATAGCGCACTAACCGTTATCTCACCGATAGAAGATACCCCAGCTGATAAAGCGGGTATAAAATCAGGCGACATTATCTTAAGAATAGACGGCAACTCAACTATCGGCACAACGATAGATGAAGCTGTAAATAAAATGCGTGGCAAGCCAAAAACTCCAATAACTATCACAATTTTGCGAAAAGGTGAGCAAAAACCATTTGACGTAAAGATCATAAGAGATCTTATAAAAGTTGAGTCTGTCTATGCAAAAATGATAGAAAATGACAACATTCTTTACGTGCGTGTTACAAATTTTGACAAAAATGTTGTTACAAAGGTAAAAGAAGCGATCAAAGAGTATCCAAAAGCAAGTGGCATCATACTTGATCTTAGAAACAATCCTGGCGGACTTTTAAATCAAGCTGTTGATCTAGTTGATCTTTTTGTAGATAACGGCGTCATCGTCTCTCAAAAAGGTCGCGACGCATCTGAAAATATAGAGTATAAAGCAAGTGCTAGTAAAACTCTTTCAAAACTACCGCTTGTTGCACTAGTAAATGGCGGAAGTGCTAGTGCTAGCGAGATCGTAAGTGGCTCACTTCAAGATCATAAACGTGCTGTAATAATCGGCGAAAACACCTTTGGCAAAGGAAGTGTTCAAGTAATCCTTCCGATAGATGACACCGAAGCATTAAGGCTAACCATCGCAAGATACTACTTGCCAAGTGGCAGAACTATCCAAGCAGTTGGCGTAACACCTGATGTAGTCGTGCATCCTGGCAAAGTGCCGCAAAGCGACGATAGTGCATTTAGTATCAAAGAAAGTGAGCTAAAAGCACACCTAAAAAGCGAGCTAAACAAGATAAATCCTACAAGTGAGGGCAATAAAACTGAAGCAAAAGATGATAAAAAGATAATCACGCAAAAAAAAGTTGATGAAGATATTCAATTAAAAACAGCAATTGATACGATCAAAATTTTAAAAATAAAACAATAA
- the purC gene encoding phosphoribosylaminoimidazolesuccinocarboxamide synthase produces MQKRELIYEGKGKKMYATDDANLLVAEFKDDLTAFDAQKRGNEAGKGALNNKISTQLFKLLESKGIVTDLVETISDTEQVVKKCEIIPLEVVVRNIATGSLSKRLGIKEGTVLPFTLVEFYYKNDDLHDPLVTDEHCIIMGLVKSEKDLQTLRHTAREINSILFKFFAERDLKLVDFKIEFGIDKDGNIILADEISPDSCRFWDAKTNEKLDKDRFRQDLGSVKVAYEEVLRRILS; encoded by the coding sequence ATGCAAAAAAGAGAGCTTATTTACGAGGGAAAAGGTAAAAAAATGTATGCCACAGACGATGCAAATTTACTTGTGGCTGAATTTAAAGACGATCTAACAGCATTTGATGCTCAAAAAAGAGGCAACGAAGCTGGTAAAGGCGCATTAAATAATAAAATTTCAACACAGCTTTTTAAGCTTTTGGAGAGTAAAGGCATCGTGACTGACCTAGTTGAGACTATTAGCGACACTGAACAAGTAGTCAAAAAATGTGAGATCATACCTCTTGAAGTTGTTGTTAGAAATATCGCAACTGGTTCACTAAGCAAAAGACTTGGCATAAAAGAAGGCACAGTTTTACCTTTTACGCTTGTTGAGTTTTACTACAAAAACGATGATTTGCACGATCCATTAGTAACCGATGAGCACTGTATCATTATGGGATTAGTAAAGAGTGAAAAAGATCTTCAAACTCTAAGACACACAGCAAGAGAGATCAACTCTATATTATTTAAATTTTTTGCCGAAAGAGACCTAAAACTAGTTGATTTTAAAATAGAATTTGGTATCGACAAAGACGGCAATATCATTCTAGCCGATGAAATAAGCCCCGATAGTTGTAGATTCTGGGATGCTAAAACTAATGAAAAACTTGACAAAGATAGATTTAGACAAGATCTTGGTAGCGTAAAAGTCGCTTACGAAGAAGTTTTAAGAAGAATTTTATCGTAA
- the purS gene encoding phosphoribosylformylglycinamidine synthase subunit PurS — MKAVVNIALRSGVLDPAGKAVEHALNSLGFSGVSNVRIGKQIVLDIDESDKNKAKEQLKVMCEELLANTVIEDYEIVL; from the coding sequence ATGAAAGCTGTTGTAAATATAGCATTAAGAAGTGGGGTCCTTGACCCTGCTGGCAAAGCAGTGGAGCATGCTTTAAATTCTCTTGGATTTAGCGGTGTGTCAAATGTCAGGATAGGCAAGCAAATCGTTTTAGATATTGATGAGAGCGATAAAAACAAAGCAAAAGAGCAGCTAAAAGTGATGTGCGAAGAGCTTCTGGCTAACACTGTTATCGAAGACTACGAGATCGTGCTATGA
- the purQ gene encoding phosphoribosylformylglycinamidine synthase I has protein sequence MKVAIILFPGTNCEEDTAHAFKLLGCQTQIIWHKEDKIDADLVVLPGGFSYGDYLRTAAIAKFSPAMQAVKEHAKKGGYILGICNGFQMLLELGLLKGAMRRNENLNFVSKYHHLKVISNDNKFLANLAKNEVVNIPIAHGEGNYYTDENTLKGLYDNDQVLLKYCDAKGNEINPNGSVDNIAGICDESKKIFGLMPHPERACEKILGTDDGMKMLKGLVW, from the coding sequence ATGAAAGTAGCGATTATACTTTTTCCTGGCACAAACTGCGAAGAAGATACAGCTCACGCATTTAAATTACTTGGATGCCAAACACAAATAATCTGGCACAAAGAAGATAAAATAGATGCTGACCTGGTCGTACTTCCAGGCGGTTTTAGCTATGGAGATTATCTAAGAACAGCTGCAATAGCTAAATTTAGCCCAGCTATGCAAGCTGTAAAAGAGCATGCAAAAAAAGGCGGCTATATCTTAGGAATTTGCAATGGTTTTCAGATGCTACTTGAGCTTGGACTCTTAAAGGGTGCGATGAGAAGAAATGAAAATTTAAATTTCGTCTCAAAATATCACCACCTAAAAGTAATCTCAAATGACAATAAATTCTTAGCAAATTTAGCCAAAAATGAAGTAGTAAATATCCCTATTGCTCATGGCGAGGGTAACTATTACACTGATGAAAACACTCTAAAAGGCCTTTACGACAACGATCAAGTGCTACTAAAATACTGTGATGCTAAAGGCAACGAAATAAATCCAAACGGCTCAGTCGACAATATAGCTGGAATTTGTGATGAGAGCAAAAAGATTTTTGGTCTCATGCCTCATCCTGAGCGTGCTTGTGAGAAAATTTTAGGTACAGATGATGGTATGAAGATGCTAAAAGGTCTAGTTTGGTAA
- a CDS encoding SH3 domain-containing protein: MVKHFLFISLLVLNLFAVNTDEVSVFDMMDEAREDKFVNSPTSNPKTQKPPKEQDFSRKFVSPQPERITPEQMRNIVPTNEPDISVPDNQVYDKIKVKELLLKATNVPKNVVIGEIFSVEIVADTQNDFEFEFETQLDETNIKWLNKKNFQWVKSEDNKYVGTFYLEATSIDAKTLKVSLTLKRNGENYQNSSINIFLPKLKELRSDENYNHIVADNLEVKKFKTTKFDDINNIMVVEIYGNNVDLSAFNIENKTILKQGVDTINGDFNSQSAYYFAVFKPNKKSLDFNYYNLKKAKFESFSLPVSVEDDDVSTQIGLNPKQSEFSTYKDITIYSCAVIFILLAIWRRRLSYFFVAAVFIALGIYTYNPFGKAVLKPDISVSILPTKNSTIFYTSRKNENVEILDTKGDYSKILFADGKIGWVKKDNLVKN; this comes from the coding sequence TTGGTAAAACATTTTCTTTTTATCTCCCTACTCGTACTAAATTTATTTGCTGTAAATACCGATGAAGTAAGCGTTTTTGACATGATGGACGAAGCTAGGGAGGATAAATTTGTAAATAGCCCTACTTCAAATCCAAAAACTCAAAAACCGCCAAAAGAACAAGATTTTTCAAGAAAATTTGTGTCACCACAGCCAGAACGTATCACTCCAGAGCAGATGCGAAACATCGTGCCAACAAACGAGCCAGATATTAGTGTTCCAGACAATCAAGTATATGATAAGATCAAAGTAAAAGAGCTTCTTTTAAAAGCCACAAATGTGCCAAAAAATGTTGTTATAGGAGAAATTTTTAGTGTTGAGATAGTGGCTGATACACAAAATGACTTTGAGTTTGAGTTTGAGACACAGCTTGATGAAACAAATATCAAATGGCTAAATAAGAAAAATTTTCAATGGGTAAAAAGCGAAGACAACAAATATGTAGGTACTTTTTATCTTGAGGCAACAAGCATTGACGCAAAGACTTTAAAAGTTAGTTTAACCCTAAAAAGAAATGGCGAGAACTATCAAAACTCTAGCATAAATATCTTTTTACCAAAGCTAAAAGAGCTTAGAAGTGATGAGAACTACAACCACATCGTCGCTGACAACCTTGAGGTAAAGAAATTTAAAACGACTAAATTTGATGATATAAACAATATCATGGTTGTAGAAATTTATGGCAACAACGTAGATCTAAGTGCTTTTAATATTGAAAATAAGACAATCTTAAAGCAAGGTGTAGATACGATAAATGGCGACTTTAACTCACAAAGCGCATATTATTTTGCAGTATTTAAGCCAAATAAAAAATCGCTTGACTTTAACTATTACAACCTAAAAAAGGCCAAATTTGAAAGTTTTTCTTTGCCGGTGAGTGTCGAAGATGACGATGTTAGCACACAGATCGGACTAAACCCAAAACAAAGCGAGTTTAGCACCTATAAAGATATCACGATATACTCTTGTGCGGTAATTTTTATATTATTAGCTATTTGGCGCAGAAGGCTTAGCTACTTTTTTGTGGCGGCTGTTTTTATCGCACTTGGAATTTACACCTACAACCCTTTTGGCAAGGCTGTTCTAAAACCAGATATTAGCGTTTCGATCTTGCCTACAAAAAACTCAACCATTTTTTACACATCTCGCAAAAATGAAAATGTAGAAATTTTAGACACAAAAGGCGACTACTCAAAAATTTTATTTGCTGATGGTAAGATTGGCTGGGTAAAAAAGGATAATCTTGTCAAAAATTAG
- a CDS encoding lysophospholipid acyltransferase family protein: MILSKIRALFFAIEFVISVILVVFFMWLFNDKNRAIRKFWGRSQRFFGGYKLEVIGNFSDEANILLINHQSMLDIIVLEEVHPKNLCWIAKAQIGKIPIIGKILSLPKMIAVERENKHSLIKLLSEAKDRVENGRVLAIFPEGTRSQTNKLLPFKGGAKLLVEKLNLKVQPIVIVGSDAMKVKEFSFKKADIKLFCLDIVDTSKDNWLEATRESMQKVLDENRK; this comes from the coding sequence ATAATCTTGTCAAAAATTAGAGCTTTATTTTTTGCTATTGAGTTTGTTATTAGCGTTATTCTTGTCGTCTTTTTTATGTGGCTATTTAATGATAAAAATAGAGCCATAAGAAAATTTTGGGGAAGATCGCAAAGGTTTTTTGGTGGATATAAACTTGAAGTGATAGGTAATTTTAGTGATGAGGCAAATATCTTACTCATAAACCATCAAAGTATGCTTGACATTATTGTGCTTGAAGAGGTTCATCCAAAAAATCTTTGCTGGATAGCAAAGGCACAAATCGGCAAAATTCCTATAATTGGTAAAATTTTGAGCCTGCCAAAAATGATAGCGGTTGAACGTGAAAATAAACATTCACTAATAAAGCTTTTAAGCGAAGCAAAAGACAGGGTTGAAAATGGTCGTGTTTTAGCGATATTTCCCGAAGGAACTAGATCTCAAACCAATAAACTTTTGCCTTTTAAGGGTGGTGCAAAACTATTAGTTGAAAAGCTAAATTTAAAAGTTCAACCTATCGTTATAGTAGGAAGCGATGCTATGAAAGTAAAAGAATTTAGCTTTAAAAAAGCAGACATCAAGCTCTTTTGTCTTGATATAGTCGATACTTCAAAAGACAACTGGCTAGAGGCGACTAGAGAGAGTATGCAAAAAGTCCTAGACGAAAATAGAAAATAA
- the htpG gene encoding molecular chaperone HtpG, which yields MADKFEFQTEVNDLLNLMIHSLYSNKEIFLRELISNSNDALDKLNYLCLTDEKYKSLSYTPRIDIKVDDKAKTLTISDNGIGMDKDELIANLGTIARSGTKGFMKNLSGDAKKDSSLIGQFGVGFYSAFMVANKIEVISKRALSDKAYKWTSDAKSYEIEDAKKDSFGTDIILHLNDDEFANSWRIEEIVKKYSNHIPYPIFMDKQSYVAPKEGEKEGTYETKNEQINKANALWRLNKASLKEQDYNDFYKQISHDSSDPLLYIHTKAEGKIEYSTLFYVPSTEPFDLFRVDYQSGVKLYVKRVFITDDAKELLPPYLRFIKGIIDVEDLPLNVSREILQENAIMRSVKEQSVKKILSELAKLKDNDREKYIKFYKLFGKVLKEGLYGFNAEKEQILDLCLFKSSKRDGLISLKEYKEAMKEDQKSIYYISGNNESMLRNSPLLESFKKNDIEVLIMDEEIDTIVMPMVNEFDKTPLKSVSHADINDEIKSDEKVDENKVANTLVKMKEILKDEVKDVRLSSRLSSSAAVLIYDKNDPDYAMQEMLKQMGQGANAPKVKPILEINADHEIFAKLEKNEAMIYDIAPLLLDMARLNEGMSLENPAKFSELLTKVMIKAI from the coding sequence ATGGCAGATAAATTTGAATTTCAAACCGAGGTTAATGACCTTCTAAATTTAATGATTCACTCTCTTTACTCAAACAAAGAGATATTTTTAAGAGAGCTCATCTCAAACTCAAATGACGCTCTTGACAAGCTAAACTACCTTTGCTTAACTGATGAAAAGTATAAAAGTCTAAGCTACACTCCAAGGATCGACATCAAAGTAGATGATAAGGCTAAGACTTTAACCATCAGCGACAATGGTATCGGCATGGATAAAGACGAGCTTATCGCAAATTTAGGCACGATAGCAAGAAGCGGCACAAAAGGCTTTATGAAAAATTTAAGCGGCGATGCAAAAAAAGATAGCTCGCTGATCGGTCAGTTTGGTGTTGGCTTTTACTCAGCATTTATGGTGGCAAACAAGATCGAGGTCATAAGCAAACGAGCACTTAGCGACAAAGCCTATAAATGGACATCTGATGCAAAAAGCTACGAGATAGAAGATGCTAAAAAAGATAGCTTTGGAACGGACATCATCTTGCACTTAAACGATGATGAGTTTGCAAATTCTTGGCGTATAGAAGAGATAGTCAAGAAGTATTCAAATCACATTCCTTATCCTATATTTATGGATAAACAAAGCTATGTCGCTCCAAAAGAAGGCGAAAAAGAGGGCACGTATGAGACTAAGAACGAGCAGATAAACAAGGCAAATGCGCTTTGGAGGCTGAATAAAGCCAGCCTAAAAGAGCAAGACTATAACGACTTTTATAAGCAAATTTCTCACGATAGCAGCGATCCGCTCCTTTACATCCACACAAAAGCTGAGGGTAAGATCGAGTACTCAACTCTATTTTATGTACCAAGCACCGAGCCGTTTGACCTATTTAGAGTTGATTACCAAAGTGGCGTGAAGCTCTATGTGAAAAGAGTTTTCATCACAGATGATGCAAAAGAACTCTTGCCGCCATATTTAAGATTTATCAAGGGTATCATTGATGTTGAGGATCTACCATTAAATGTAAGCCGTGAAATTTTACAAGAAAATGCGATCATGCGAAGCGTCAAAGAGCAAAGCGTGAAGAAAATTTTAAGCGAGCTTGCAAAGTTAAAAGATAACGACCGCGAAAAATACATAAAATTTTACAAACTATTTGGCAAGGTTTTAAAAGAGGGGCTTTATGGATTTAACGCTGAAAAAGAGCAAATTTTAGATCTTTGTCTATTTAAAAGCTCAAAAAGAGATGGGCTTATCAGTTTAAAAGAGTACAAAGAGGCAATGAAAGAGGATCAAAAATCGATCTACTACATCAGCGGCAATAACGAAAGTATGCTAAGAAATTCTCCACTCCTCGAGAGCTTTAAGAAAAATGATATTGAGGTGCTCATTATGGACGAAGAGATCGACACGATCGTAATGCCAATGGTTAATGAATTTGACAAAACGCCTCTAAAATCAGTCTCACATGCTGATATAAATGACGAGATCAAAAGCGATGAGAAGGTTGATGAGAACAAGGTTGCAAACACGCTTGTTAAAATGAAAGAAATTTTAAAAGACGAGGTAAAAGATGTAAGACTGAGCTCAAGACTCTCAAGCTCCGCTGCGGTGTTAATTTATGATAAAAACGATCCTGATTACGCTATGCAAGAGATGTTAAAACAAATGGGACAAGGCGCAAATGCTCCAAAAGTTAAACCGATCTTGGAGATCAATGCTGATCATGAAATTTTTGCAAAACTTGAGAAAAATGAGGCGATGATATATGACATCGCACCTTTGCTTCTTGATATGGCAAGGCTAAATGAAGGCATGAGTCTAGAAAATCCAGCTAAATTTTCAGAGCTACTAACAAAAGTGATGATAAAAGCTATCTAA
- the sdhE gene encoding 8-methylmenaquinol:fumarate reductase membrane anchor subunit: protein MQNEFAFFPGCVLSQAAKEAKMSLEAIAPILGWKLHEIRGWSCCGAQQAQDVDPIATLVANARNIALAEQMNMPMLTTCSTCMLTLTRAKTTLDKGAKDRINTFLAEGNMKYNGSTEITSLLWVLYQNVETLRAKVVKPLSGLKVALFYGCHSLRPEKDLHNRESSVNPKSFETVVSALGATIVPFEKRLDCCGFHASYPAGTSVRKMSSQIVNNADENGADVVVTPCPLCQMQLDIYQERYQDENHSNVRKPIIHLSQLVGLALGLSVEDLGLDLNIIDATKIA from the coding sequence ATGCAAAACGAATTCGCTTTTTTCCCAGGATGCGTACTCTCTCAAGCAGCTAAAGAGGCTAAGATGTCGCTTGAGGCTATCGCTCCGATACTTGGCTGGAAGCTTCACGAGATAAGGGGCTGGAGCTGCTGTGGGGCTCAACAAGCACAAGACGTCGATCCTATCGCTACACTTGTGGCAAATGCTAGAAACATAGCGCTTGCAGAGCAGATGAATATGCCGATGCTTACGACATGCTCAACTTGTATGCTAACTCTAACAAGAGCTAAAACTACGCTTGATAAGGGTGCAAAGGATCGTATAAATACTTTCTTGGCTGAGGGCAATATGAAATATAATGGCTCAACCGAGATCACAAGCCTTCTTTGGGTGCTTTATCAAAACGTAGAAACGCTAAGAGCAAAGGTTGTTAAGCCACTTAGTGGGCTAAAAGTAGCACTATTTTATGGCTGTCACAGCTTAAGACCTGAAAAAGATCTTCATAACAGGGAAAGCTCAGTCAATCCAAAGAGCTTTGAAACTGTTGTAAGCGCACTTGGTGCTACTATCGTGCCGTTTGAGAAAAGACTTGACTGCTGCGGTTTCCACGCTAGTTATCCAGCTGGCACATCTGTAAGAAAAATGTCAAGCCAGATCGTAAATAACGCCGATGAAAATGGCGCTGACGTAGTTGTCACACCATGCCCACTTTGTCAAATGCAACTTGACATCTACCAAGAGAGATATCAAGATGAAAACCACTCAAATGTGAGAAAGCCAATCATTCACCTATCTCAGCTTGTAGGTCTTGCACTTGGACTATCTGTTGAAGATCTTGGACTTGATCTAAACATCATCGACGCTACCAAGATAGCGTAA
- the sdhB gene encoding 8-methylmenaquinol:fumarate reductase iron-sulfur subunit → MKIIIDRFDGTKKYESTYELTNEEIKGKTLLTVLLDIKQKKDATLNFTASCRSAICGACAVRVNGHSYLACDTKMNELLAEYDNPESIRISPLGNFRVISDLMVDWEPSIENLRKIKPSITAKSEFSAEKGCKQSQKEYEKVALEWDCILCGACASECNKLEADASDYMQPFVFVHAYRAAFDSRSKDPMPHLKPAIDNGLWMCVKCQECADRCPKGISACKDITDLRIMAIQKGFDDGMGPDHAEAFLTDLVDGSGRLNEIKLALRSEGVFRNMGKMDIAANLMLAGKMNPLHIFGEEDIEGHDDLVKMINAARKAASKE, encoded by the coding sequence ATGAAAATTATTATCGACCGTTTTGACGGAACTAAAAAATATGAATCAACTTATGAGCTAACAAATGAAGAGATCAAAGGCAAAACTCTTTTAACAGTGCTTCTTGATATCAAACAAAAAAAGGATGCGACGCTAAATTTCACAGCATCTTGCCGCTCAGCGATATGTGGAGCGTGCGCTGTTAGGGTAAATGGACACTCGTATCTAGCTTGCGATACGAAGATGAATGAGCTTTTAGCTGAGTATGATAACCCAGAGAGCATAAGAATTTCTCCACTTGGAAATTTCAGGGTCATCTCTGATCTTATGGTGGACTGGGAGCCAAGTATCGAAAATTTACGCAAGATAAAGCCTAGCATTACTGCTAAGTCAGAATTTAGCGCAGAAAAAGGCTGTAAGCAAAGTCAAAAAGAGTATGAAAAAGTAGCGCTTGAATGGGACTGCATACTTTGCGGAGCGTGCGCTAGTGAGTGTAATAAACTTGAAGCTGATGCGAGCGATTATATGCAGCCATTTGTATTTGTGCATGCTTATAGAGCGGCATTTGACTCACGTAGTAAAGATCCTATGCCGCACCTAAAACCAGCTATAGATAATGGCCTTTGGATGTGTGTAAAGTGCCAAGAGTGCGCTGATCGCTGTCCAAAAGGCATAAGCGCATGTAAAGACATAACTGATCTTCGCATTATGGCTATACAAAAAGGCTTTGATGATGGTATGGGACCAGATCATGCTGAGGCGTTTTTAACCGATCTAGTTGATGGCTCAGGCAGACTAAATGAGATCAAGCTTGCACTTCGCTCTGAGGGAGTGTTTAGAAATATGGGCAAAATGGATATCGCTGCAAATTTAATGCTTGCAGGTAAGATGAATCCGCTTCATATTTTCGGCGAAGAGGACATTGAAGGACATGATGATCTAGTAAAAATGATAAATGCGGCTCGCAAAGCTGCTAGTAAGGAGTAA
- the sdhA gene encoding 8-methylmenaquinol:fumarate reductase flavoprotein subunit — MSEKFTRREFLQSACISVGALATTAGATNVFADELPKGNESGLPSVDVLIIGSGGAGLRAATAVRKQYPNSTVVVATKMMPSRNATCMAEGGINGVTDFSNGDSFKLHAYDTVKGAAYLADQDAVVKFCEAAGAVIHELDHNGMLFSRIDNGDVSRKDNGDVAFRFMGGASKKRCNYAADKTGHILMHACLDDAITAGVKFLMDHELLEIGLEDGKVEGVVLRNIQDGQIYPVLCKSLVIATGGYTRIFYNRTSVPFIATGDGIAAALKAGLGFEDPEMLQFHPTGVQNGGTLITEAARGEGGYLLNNKGERFMKNYHEKMELAPRDVVARAIETEIREGRGFGEGMSAYVLCDVRHLGKDTIMKKLPKIRHTAMLFQNIDLIEQPVPIRPTAHYSMGGIEVAKFDDMSTKIPGIYVGGEASCVSIHGANRLGGNSLTDAVVTGDLAGKGAGAYAQNAKFASGKKTSELAKMWQDKFKAIATGEGGVNDMYALREELGKNNWDLMGIFRTGAKLDQLSKNLEAIQAKYDTIKVPNKNPVMNTAFTDYVELGNLILLSRAACLAAQNRLESRGAHTREDYPKRDDVNFLKHSIVTLKDGKLELSYKDVVTGIFSLDGKKPE, encoded by the coding sequence ATGAGTGAAAAATTTACCAGAAGAGAATTTCTACAAAGTGCCTGTATCAGCGTAGGTGCGCTAGCTACAACGGCTGGTGCGACCAATGTTTTTGCTGATGAGTTGCCAAAAGGCAATGAAAGTGGCTTACCATCTGTTGATGTGTTAATAATCGGCTCTGGTGGTGCCGGACTTCGTGCAGCAACAGCCGTTCGCAAGCAATATCCAAACTCAACCGTCGTTGTTGCTACAAAGATGATGCCATCTCGCAATGCGACCTGTATGGCGGAGGGCGGAATAAACGGCGTTACTGACTTTAGTAATGGCGATAGCTTCAAGCTTCACGCTTATGACACAGTTAAAGGTGCGGCTTATCTTGCTGATCAAGATGCAGTTGTGAAATTTTGCGAGGCAGCAGGCGCAGTCATCCACGAGCTAGACCACAATGGCATGCTCTTTTCTCGTATAGATAATGGTGACGTGTCCCGTAAAGATAATGGTGATGTTGCGTTTCGCTTCATGGGTGGCGCTAGTAAAAAACGCTGTAACTACGCGGCTGATAAAACTGGCCACATTTTGATGCACGCCTGTCTTGACGACGCTATCACAGCCGGTGTTAAATTTTTAATGGACCATGAGCTACTTGAGATCGGTCTTGAGGATGGCAAGGTCGAAGGCGTCGTTCTTCGCAACATCCAAGATGGTCAAATTTACCCAGTTCTTTGCAAATCTCTTGTTATCGCAACTGGCGGATACACTAGAATTTTTTATAACCGCACATCAGTTCCATTTATAGCAACTGGTGATGGCATCGCTGCTGCGCTTAAAGCAGGTCTTGGTTTTGAAGATCCCGAGATGCTTCAGTTTCACCCAACTGGCGTTCAAAATGGCGGCACACTAATCACTGAAGCTGCTCGCGGCGAGGGCGGATACTTGTTAAACAACAAGGGCGAGCGCTTTATGAAAAACTATCACGAAAAGATGGAGCTGGCTCCTCGTGACGTCGTCGCTCGTGCGATCGAGACAGAAATTCGCGAAGGCAGAGGCTTTGGTGAGGGCATGAGCGCTTATGTGCTTTGTGACGTTCGCCACCTTGGCAAAGATACTATTATGAAAAAGCTTCCAAAAATTCGCCACACTGCTATGCTTTTCCAAAATATCGATCTAATCGAGCAACCAGTGCCTATCCGCCCAACAGCTCACTACTCAATGGGTGGCATAGAGGTAGCTAAATTTGATGATATGAGCACAAAAATCCCTGGAATTTACGTAGGTGGTGAGGCTTCATGCGTATCTATCCACGGTGCAAACCGCCTTGGTGGAAACAGCCTAACTGACGCAGTTGTGACTGGCGATCTAGCTGGCAAGGGTGCTGGAGCTTATGCGCAAAATGCAAAATTTGCAAGCGGCAAAAAGACTTCTGAGCTAGCAAAAATGTGGCAAGATAAATTTAAAGCCATAGCAACAGGCGAGGGCGGCGTAAATGATATGTACGCACTTCGTGAAGAGCTTGGTAAAAACAACTGGGATCTAATGGGTATCTTTAGAACTGGTGCAAAACTTGATCAGCTCTCTAAAAACCTTGAAGCTATCCAAGCAAAATATGACACCATCAAAGTGCCAAATAAAAACCCAGTCATGAACACAGCATTTACCGACTATGTCGAGCTTGGCAACCTTATACTTCTTTCTCGTGCAGCATGCCTTGCAGCGCAAAATCGTCTTGAGAGCCGTGGCGCTCACACAAGAGAGGACTATCCAAAAAGAGATGATGTAAATTTCTTAAAACATAGCATAGTCACACTAAAAGACGGCAAGCTTGAGCTTAGTTACAAAGACGTTGTGACAGGCATATTTTCACTTGACGGCAAGAAGCCAGAGTAA